The following proteins come from a genomic window of Paenibacillus sp. CAA11:
- a CDS encoding YtrH family sporulation protein, with translation MSPFITKAILDFFIAFGIVIGGALVGGIGAVVSLQPPTQTMLDVADRIKIWALAAAIGGTIDPMRVIESNFFDGNLSPAIKQILYLLFAFLGAHMGSELVKWVCGGGRG, from the coding sequence ATGAGCCCATTTATTACAAAGGCAATTTTAGACTTTTTCATCGCCTTCGGCATCGTCATTGGTGGGGCGTTAGTTGGCGGCATAGGCGCAGTAGTCTCCCTTCAGCCCCCTACCCAGACCATGCTGGACGTTGCTGACCGGATCAAAATATGGGCGCTTGCCGCAGCAATTGGCGGAACCATTGATCCTATGAGGGTGATTGAAAGCAACTTCTTTGACGGGAATCTGTCTCCCGCTATCAAGCAAATCCTGTACTTGCTATTTGCCTTTTTAGGTGCCCATATGGGGTCCGAGCTTGTAAAGTGGGTGTGCGGAGGAGGAAGAGGCTAG
- a CDS encoding DNA polymerase III subunit alpha, with protein sequence MDNGFVHLHVHSEYSLLDGAARLEELVEQAASFGMKSLALTDHGVMYGAVPFYKLCKAKGIKPIIGCEAYFTSGSRKERGSRKDQPIYHLILLAKNMTGYRNLMKLCSIGHLEGHHYKPRIDWDALTRHKEGIIALSACLGGEVPQHLLHGRHEEAKRAALRYKEAFGEDFYLELQDHGLQEQRKVNPLLIQLAQDIGIPLVATNDVHYLTRRDAEVQDVLICIGTGKTVEDEARLKIPTDQLYFKQGEEMERLFPHVPEAIANTVRIAEKCSWELEFGRAILPAYEPIPTGHTAATYLAELCRRGLEERYQATERWEDAAAKQELEKRLEYELGVIDSMGFSDYFLIVWDFIAYAHQKGIATGPGRGSSAGSLVAYVLHITDVDPMKYRLLFERFLNPERITMPDIDIDFSDERRDEVISYVVQKYGTEHVAQIITFGTMAARAAVRDVGRAMNVPFAEVDKVAKLIPGHLGITIDRALEQSPDLKTLYSGNPRVKGLLDMARKVEGMPRHASTHAAGVVISRSPLTDEVPLQEGSEKTALTQYTMENLESIGLLKMDFLGLRTLSIIERCMRWIQEQRGAAPNFKTVPDNDQATYDLLSRGETTGVFQLESAGMRRVLRDLKPSEFEDIVSVLALYRPGPMEFIPKYIAGKHGQIEVEYPHPDLEPILGDTYGIIVYQEQIMQIASKMAGFSLGEADLLRRAVSKKKREVLDEQRGHFVSGSLEQGYREEEANAVYDMIVRFADYGFPRAHAAAYGVLAFQTAYLKAHYPVHFMASMLTAVMGSHRKVAEYIVECRRMNIQVLPPDVNASGVLFTPHADEGVIRFGLAAIKNVGTQAMESILKERKDKPFESLLDFCRRVDLRVCNKRVIESLIEGGAFDQLPGHRAQLLAMLDETVEAALKWRKEREDLQIQLFDFVETPNWDIEYPEVPRFTASQQLEYERELLGLYLSGHPLDDYDELLDGEGIDRLMELAEAPDESKTVVAGMVVSVKAITTKQGKAMAFMELEDQIERSEVVLFPEVWNASRNMVEKGALIALRGTVQQQDEGFKLLADEVKPLSAAALQQLVQSARNSRHRGSRPAASSRPASSTRVQQTSPSSAASGKKAAEQRVFIKITKEAENARLLETLKQLLEQHPGPISTVLFYESTGKLLALSEKYKIKPSQALLRQMEDMLGPATVRVK encoded by the coding sequence ATGGATAACGGGTTCGTTCATTTGCATGTGCACAGCGAATACAGTTTGCTGGATGGAGCAGCCCGGTTGGAAGAGCTGGTAGAACAGGCGGCAAGCTTCGGCATGAAGTCGCTGGCGTTAACCGACCATGGGGTCATGTACGGGGCTGTTCCCTTTTATAAGCTGTGCAAGGCGAAGGGGATCAAGCCAATTATTGGGTGTGAGGCTTATTTTACATCGGGCTCCCGTAAGGAAAGGGGGAGCAGGAAAGATCAGCCGATCTATCATCTGATTCTCCTTGCGAAGAACATGACAGGCTACCGGAACCTGATGAAGCTCTGCTCCATCGGACATCTGGAGGGCCATCACTATAAACCGAGAATAGACTGGGATGCTCTTACGCGGCATAAAGAGGGGATTATTGCCCTAAGTGCTTGTCTTGGCGGTGAAGTTCCCCAGCATTTGCTGCACGGGCGTCATGAGGAGGCCAAGCGGGCCGCACTCCGATATAAGGAGGCGTTCGGGGAGGACTTCTATCTGGAATTGCAGGATCACGGATTACAAGAACAGCGTAAGGTGAATCCGCTGTTGATTCAGCTGGCCCAGGATATTGGGATACCGTTGGTGGCAACCAATGATGTGCATTATTTAACGCGCAGGGATGCCGAGGTTCAGGATGTGCTGATCTGCATCGGCACCGGTAAGACCGTAGAAGATGAAGCCCGGCTTAAGATTCCGACAGACCAGCTGTATTTTAAGCAGGGGGAAGAAATGGAGCGGCTGTTTCCCCATGTACCGGAGGCGATTGCGAATACGGTAAGGATTGCGGAGAAATGCAGCTGGGAGCTGGAATTCGGACGGGCCATCCTACCGGCTTACGAGCCGATTCCGACGGGGCATACCGCAGCAACCTATTTGGCTGAACTGTGCCGGAGAGGACTTGAGGAGCGCTATCAGGCTACCGAACGCTGGGAGGATGCGGCAGCCAAGCAGGAGCTGGAGAAGAGGCTAGAATATGAACTTGGCGTGATTGACAGCATGGGCTTCTCCGATTATTTCCTGATCGTGTGGGATTTCATCGCTTATGCCCATCAGAAGGGGATTGCAACCGGGCCGGGGCGCGGATCGTCTGCCGGCAGCCTTGTTGCTTACGTCCTTCATATTACAGATGTGGATCCTATGAAATATAGGCTGTTGTTCGAGCGTTTCCTCAACCCGGAGCGGATTACCATGCCGGATATTGATATTGACTTTAGTGATGAGCGGCGTGACGAGGTTATCAGCTATGTGGTTCAGAAATATGGAACCGAGCATGTGGCCCAGATTATCACTTTCGGCACCATGGCCGCTAGAGCGGCTGTCCGTGACGTCGGCAGAGCAATGAATGTTCCCTTTGCAGAGGTGGACAAGGTCGCCAAGCTGATTCCCGGGCATCTTGGCATCACGATTGACCGAGCATTAGAGCAGAGTCCTGATCTGAAGACGCTTTATAGCGGGAATCCGCGAGTCAAGGGGCTGCTGGACATGGCCCGCAAGGTGGAAGGGATGCCAAGACATGCCTCCACACATGCTGCGGGCGTCGTCATTTCGCGGAGCCCGCTAACCGATGAGGTACCGCTTCAGGAAGGCAGCGAGAAGACGGCGCTGACGCAATATACGATGGAGAACCTGGAATCCATAGGGCTGCTGAAGATGGATTTTCTCGGTCTTCGAACTTTATCTATTATCGAACGTTGTATGCGCTGGATTCAGGAGCAGCGTGGAGCTGCTCCGAATTTCAAAACTGTGCCCGACAATGACCAGGCTACTTATGATCTTCTGTCACGTGGGGAAACCACGGGCGTATTCCAGCTAGAATCTGCGGGTATGCGCCGGGTGCTGCGCGATCTGAAGCCATCGGAATTTGAAGATATCGTATCGGTTCTTGCGCTTTATCGACCGGGTCCGATGGAATTTATTCCGAAGTATATTGCAGGCAAGCACGGGCAGATTGAGGTGGAATATCCTCATCCGGATCTGGAGCCCATCCTTGGGGACACATACGGGATTATTGTTTACCAAGAGCAAATCATGCAAATTGCTTCTAAGATGGCGGGATTCTCGCTGGGTGAAGCCGACTTGCTGCGCCGCGCAGTATCCAAGAAGAAGCGGGAGGTTCTTGACGAGCAGCGGGGCCATTTTGTTAGCGGCAGCTTGGAGCAGGGGTACCGCGAAGAGGAGGCCAACGCCGTCTATGATATGATCGTTCGCTTTGCAGACTACGGATTTCCCCGTGCCCACGCGGCAGCTTATGGCGTGCTGGCTTTTCAGACCGCCTATCTCAAGGCGCATTATCCTGTGCATTTTATGGCATCCATGCTGACAGCGGTGATGGGCAGCCATCGGAAGGTCGCCGAGTACATTGTTGAATGCCGGAGAATGAACATTCAAGTGCTGCCTCCTGATGTGAATGCCAGTGGTGTGCTGTTCACTCCTCATGCGGATGAAGGCGTGATTCGCTTTGGGCTTGCGGCGATCAAAAACGTAGGAACACAGGCGATGGAGAGCATTTTGAAGGAACGAAAGGATAAACCGTTTGAGAGCCTGCTTGATTTCTGCCGCCGGGTCGACTTGCGGGTCTGCAACAAGCGGGTGATTGAGTCGCTGATTGAAGGCGGCGCTTTCGACCAGCTGCCCGGGCACCGGGCACAGCTGCTTGCGATGCTGGATGAGACGGTGGAGGCGGCGCTAAAATGGCGCAAAGAACGAGAGGATCTGCAGATCCAGCTGTTCGATTTCGTAGAGACGCCTAACTGGGATATTGAATACCCGGAGGTTCCGCGGTTTACAGCATCTCAGCAGCTGGAATATGAGCGCGAGCTGCTAGGGCTGTATCTTTCCGGACATCCGCTGGATGATTACGATGAGCTGCTGGATGGCGAGGGGATCGACCGGCTAATGGAGCTGGCCGAAGCTCCCGATGAGAGCAAGACCGTTGTCGCGGGAATGGTTGTGTCCGTGAAGGCGATTACGACCAAGCAAGGAAAGGCGATGGCCTTCATGGAGCTTGAAGATCAGATTGAGCGAAGCGAGGTCGTACTGTTCCCGGAAGTATGGAATGCCAGCCGAAACATGGTCGAGAAGGGTGCGCTTATTGCGCTCCGGGGCACGGTTCAACAGCAGGATGAAGGCTTTAAGTTGCTTGCCGACGAGGTCAAGCCGTTAAGCGCGGCTGCGCTGCAGCAGCTGGTCCAGAGTGCGCGCAATTCTCGCCATCGTGGGAGCCGTCCTGCGGCTTCCTCACGGCCAGCCTCCTCCACGCGAGTGCAGCAGACCTCACCATCCTCCGCAGCTTCTGGTAAAAAGGCCGCCGAACAGCGGGTCTTTATCAAGATTACCAAGGAGGCGGAGAACGCCAGGCTGCTTGAGACGCTCAAACAGCTGCTGGAACAGCATCCTGGCCCGATCTCTACGGTCCTGTTCTATGAAAGTACAGGCAAGCTGCTGGCGTTAAGTGAGAAGTATAAGATCAAGCCTTCCCAGGCTTTATTGCGCCAGATGGAGGACATGCTTGGTCCAGCTACGGTCCGAGTCAAATAG
- a CDS encoding phosphatidylglycerophosphatase A family protein yields MSIELAESMLLHRGVSLDEIAKIVYSLQIYYYPSLTMEECLASVQSVLQKREVQYTLYTGIALDELAEKGLLPRPLQDLLAADEPLYGVDETLALGITSVYGMIGLTGFGHLDKVKPGIIGVLNDKKDSIHVFLDDLVAGLAAAASARIAHQCRSGQSRFVKGD; encoded by the coding sequence ATGTCCATAGAACTGGCAGAAAGCATGCTGCTTCATAGAGGAGTTAGTCTTGATGAAATTGCAAAAATCGTGTACTCGCTGCAAATTTACTACTATCCAAGCCTTACGATGGAAGAATGTTTGGCCAGCGTACAATCTGTATTGCAAAAACGTGAAGTTCAGTATACGCTTTACACGGGGATAGCTCTGGACGAACTAGCTGAGAAGGGATTGCTGCCGCGACCCCTTCAGGATTTGCTTGCGGCAGATGAGCCGCTATATGGTGTCGATGAGACGCTGGCGCTTGGCATTACCAGTGTTTACGGCATGATTGGGCTGACCGGATTCGGCCATCTCGACAAAGTGAAACCCGGAATTATCGGGGTTCTCAATGATAAGAAGGACAGCATTCATGTTTTTTTGGACGACCTTGTGGCCGGGCTGGCGGCAGCCGCTTCTGCACGGATTGCGCATCAGTGCAGAAGCGGCCAGTCAAGATTCGTAAAGGGTGATTAA
- a CDS encoding glutamate decarboxylase, with protein sequence MWTVIYIAPTAKMAEMIKTKLAAEGFLVQTRPVNLSKQQFEISVPSGELEEVQEVLNSILHP encoded by the coding sequence ATGTGGACGGTTATTTACATTGCTCCTACCGCCAAAATGGCGGAAATGATTAAAACAAAGTTAGCGGCTGAAGGCTTTCTTGTCCAAACCCGTCCCGTTAATTTATCAAAACAGCAGTTCGAAATTTCAGTTCCTTCAGGAGAGCTTGAGGAAGTTCAGGAAGTGCTTAATTCCATTCTTCATCCTTAA